A part of Olleya sp. Bg11-27 genomic DNA contains:
- the queG gene encoding tRNA epoxyqueuosine(34) reductase QueG, whose protein sequence is MIENKAKYTKQIKAEAQRLGFLSCGISKAEFLEVEAPRLENWLNNNMHGQMSYMQNHFDKRLDPTKLVEDSKSVISLLLNYYPSDLQKHSDAPKLSKYAYGKDYHEVIKTKLQALANFIQEEIGAVSGRAFVDSAPVLDKAWAAKSGLGWIGKHSNLITQKTGSFYFIAELIIDLDLDYDYATTDHCGTCTACIDACPTAAIVEPYVVNGSKCISYFTIELKDQLPNTMKGKFDDWMFGCDICQDVCPWNKFSKPHKEPLFNPHPELLDMSKKDWEEITEDVFKKVFQKSAVKRTKFNGLKRNIEFLKP, encoded by the coding sequence ATGATTGAAAACAAGGCTAAATACACTAAACAGATAAAAGCTGAAGCACAACGTTTAGGTTTTTTGTCTTGTGGTATAAGTAAAGCTGAGTTTTTAGAGGTAGAAGCGCCAAGATTAGAAAACTGGTTAAATAATAATATGCATGGACAAATGAGTTACATGCAAAATCATTTTGACAAACGTTTGGATCCAACAAAACTGGTTGAAGATTCTAAATCTGTTATTTCATTATTATTAAACTATTATCCGTCAGATCTTCAAAAACACAGTGACGCTCCAAAACTATCTAAATATGCCTATGGTAAAGATTACCATGAGGTCATTAAAACAAAACTACAAGCACTGGCTAACTTTATTCAAGAAGAAATTGGGGCAGTTTCAGGTCGTGCTTTTGTAGATTCGGCACCTGTTTTAGATAAAGCTTGGGCTGCTAAATCAGGGTTAGGTTGGATTGGAAAACACAGTAATTTAATAACACAAAAAACAGGGTCTTTTTATTTTATTGCGGAACTAATTATTGATTTAGATTTAGACTACGATTATGCTACCACGGACCATTGCGGAACCTGTACCGCTTGTATTGATGCTTGTCCGACAGCAGCTATTGTAGAACCCTATGTTGTTAATGGGAGTAAATGTATTAGTTATTTTACTATTGAACTTAAAGATCAATTGCCCAATACCATGAAAGGGAAGTTTGACGATTGGATGTTTGGTTGTGACATTTGCCAAGATGTATGTCCTTGGAATAAGTTTTCTAAACCACATAAAGAACCTTTGTTTAATCCACATCCTGAGTTATTGGACATGAGTAAAAAGGATTGGGAAGAGATTACCGAAGATGTGTTTAAAAAAGTATTCCAAAAATCAGCTGTTAAACGGACTAAATTTAACGGCTTGAAACGTAATATCGAGTTTTTGAAACCGTAA
- the ruvA gene encoding Holliday junction branch migration protein RuvA: protein MITHIQGKLVEKSPTDVVIDCNGVGYFLNISLHTYSQIPDQEAIKLYTHLQIREDAHTLYGFASLAERELFRLLISVSGIGANTARTMLSSLTPKQIREGIAIEDVALIKSIKGIGIKTAQRVIIDLKDKILKIYDIDEVSVTKNNTSKDEALSALEVLGFVKKQAEKVVDKIVMTQPDANVETIIKLALKNL from the coding sequence ATGATTACACATATACAAGGGAAATTAGTAGAAAAAAGTCCGACAGATGTCGTTATTGATTGTAATGGAGTCGGGTACTTCTTGAATATTTCCTTACATACGTATTCACAGATACCAGACCAAGAAGCAATAAAATTGTATACGCATCTTCAAATTAGAGAAGATGCGCATACTTTATATGGGTTTGCATCATTGGCCGAGAGAGAATTATTTAGATTACTTATTTCTGTTAGTGGTATTGGAGCAAACACAGCACGTACGATGTTGTCTTCTTTAACACCTAAGCAGATTAGAGAAGGTATCGCTATAGAGGATGTCGCTTTAATTAAGTCTATTAAAGGTATCGGAATAAAAACGGCGCAACGTGTGATTATAGATTTAAAAGATAAAATTCTTAAAATCTATGATATTGATGAAGTTTCTGTAACTAAGAACAATACAAGTAAAGATGAAGCGTTATCTGCTTTAGAAGTATTAGGATTTGTTAAAAAACAAGCCGAGAAAGTCGTGGACAAAATTGTTATGACACAACCAGATGCTAACGTAGAAACGATTATCAAACTAGCCTTAAAAAATTTATAA
- a CDS encoding cytochrome P450 codes for MKNNIPEVSLLKFIKHSLEILKNPLPFHNRNFEEKGDVFKLNVGFNSKIYFSRDAGLAQYVLQKNQRNYVKSKIQTVDLVKYVGEGLLTSEGDKWKKQRKMMQPAFHKKQLQNLLTGMQDTIISEFSKVETNKTIDLFPLLNDLAFQTVVKSLFTQAANSKDMERLQCITEANQRMLVKELRQPYLGWWFKIGGALKKHLKLSEEARTILKGIVAERKASGHRFDDLLDMLLETKYDDGKGMSETQLIDEILIIFTAGHETTSNALTFTFQLLAKHPEWQDKIYDEWSELGGDDVDLMTRVSTSKICQQVLEESMRLYPPAYFIDRVNVEADRFNDMVFEPGCNLLFSVYEIHRHPKLWTNPESFLPERFEDGGRQFSAQYFPFGAGPRKCIGNNFAMFEMIIAVTELVKNYKIRPEFDKIDITPLITLKPKNAFLRLEKRN; via the coding sequence ATGAAGAATAATATACCAGAGGTTTCACTTTTAAAATTCATTAAGCATTCATTAGAAATCCTTAAAAATCCATTACCATTTCATAATAGGAATTTTGAGGAAAAGGGCGATGTTTTTAAACTGAATGTGGGGTTTAATTCTAAAATATATTTTTCTCGGGATGCTGGATTGGCGCAATATGTCCTTCAGAAAAATCAAAGAAACTATGTTAAATCTAAAATTCAAACTGTAGATTTAGTCAAGTATGTTGGTGAAGGATTATTGACTTCAGAAGGCGATAAATGGAAAAAACAGCGTAAAATGATGCAACCTGCTTTTCATAAAAAGCAATTGCAAAATTTATTAACGGGTATGCAAGATACCATCATTTCTGAGTTCAGTAAAGTTGAAACTAACAAAACAATAGATTTATTCCCACTGCTTAATGATTTGGCTTTTCAGACTGTTGTAAAATCTTTATTTACACAAGCCGCAAATAGTAAAGATATGGAACGGTTGCAGTGTATTACTGAAGCTAACCAACGCATGCTAGTTAAAGAGTTACGTCAACCGTATTTAGGGTGGTGGTTTAAAATAGGAGGAGCTTTAAAAAAACATTTAAAATTATCGGAAGAAGCTAGAACTATCTTAAAAGGTATTGTTGCCGAAAGGAAAGCATCAGGACACCGTTTTGATGATTTGTTGGACATGTTGCTAGAAACTAAATATGATGATGGTAAAGGGATGTCTGAAACACAATTGATTGACGAAATATTAATCATTTTTACAGCGGGTCACGAAACAACATCTAATGCATTGACGTTTACATTTCAATTACTTGCTAAACATCCTGAATGGCAAGATAAAATCTATGACGAATGGAGTGAACTGGGAGGTGATGACGTAGATTTAATGACGCGCGTGTCTACTTCTAAAATATGTCAACAAGTGCTTGAGGAATCTATGAGATTATATCCTCCAGCTTATTTTATTGATCGTGTAAATGTTGAAGCAGATCGTTTTAACGACATGGTATTTGAACCAGGTTGTAATTTATTGTTTTCAGTTTACGAAATACATAGGCACCCAAAATTATGGACCAATCCCGAATCCTTTTTACCAGAACGCTTTGAGGATGGCGGACGACAATTTTCTGCGCAATATTTTCCATTTGGTGCAGGGCCAAGAAAATGTATTGGAAATAACTTTGCGATGTTTGAGATGATTATTGCAGTAACAGAATTGGTTAAAAATTATAAAATTCGACCAGAGTTTGATAAAATTGACATTACACCGCTAATAACCCTAAAGCCAAAAAATGCATTTTTAAGATTAGAGAAAAGAAACTAG
- a CDS encoding NADP-dependent malic enzyme: MSKQSKRREALVYHAKPKPGKIAVVPTKKYATQRDLGLAYSPGVAEPCLEIAKDVNNVYKYTAKGNLVAVITNGTAVLGLGNIGPEASKPVMEGKGLLFKIFADIDVFDIEVDTENIEEFIQTVKMIAPTFGGINLEDIKAPEAFEIERRLKEELNIPVMHDDQHGTAIISAAALLNALELSEKNIEDVKIVVSGAGAAAISCTRLYLAFGAKRENVVMLDSKGVIRDDRENLTSQKAEFATHRKIDTIDEAMMDADVFVGLSTSDIVKPGMLLTMAKNPIVFAMANPDPEIEYDLAIATRKDIIMATGRSDHPNQVNNVLGFPFIFRGALDVRATKINEAMKMAAVKALAELAKEPVPEQVNIAYGETRLTFSKEYIIPKPFDPRLIATVPPAVARAAMESGVAQEPIEDWAKYEEQLLDRLGNDNKIVRLLLNRAKLNPKRVVFTEADSLDVLKAAQIVYEEGIAIPILLGRKDEIERLKEELEFDADVVIIDPKSDEQLEQKNKYAKIYWEQHKRKGVTSLLAEKIMRERNYYAAMMVNEGDADALISGYSRSYPSVVKPMLELIGLAPGSTRIATTNVMMTQRGPMFLSDTAININPSAQDLTKIAQMTAKVVKMFGMEPVMAMTSYSNFGSSKDQTATKVREAVSYLHKRHPDLLVDGELQTDFALNSQMLTDSFPFSKLAGKKVNTLIFPNLESANITYKLLKELNSAESVGPIMMGMRKPVHILQLHASVDEIVNMTAIAVIDAQQKEKFEQNAKR, encoded by the coding sequence ATGAGTAAACAAAGCAAACGTCGCGAAGCCTTAGTATATCATGCTAAGCCAAAACCAGGTAAAATTGCAGTAGTACCAACAAAAAAATATGCAACACAAAGGGATTTAGGATTGGCATACTCGCCAGGTGTAGCGGAACCGTGTTTAGAAATAGCAAAAGACGTTAACAACGTTTATAAGTATACAGCAAAAGGAAATTTAGTAGCCGTTATAACCAACGGAACAGCAGTTTTAGGTCTTGGAAATATTGGTCCTGAGGCTTCTAAGCCTGTGATGGAAGGAAAAGGATTATTGTTTAAAATATTTGCGGATATTGATGTTTTTGACATCGAAGTAGATACTGAAAATATAGAAGAGTTTATTCAAACCGTAAAAATGATTGCACCAACTTTTGGTGGAATTAATTTAGAAGATATCAAAGCACCTGAAGCTTTTGAAATTGAAAGACGGTTAAAAGAGGAATTAAATATTCCTGTAATGCATGATGACCAACATGGAACTGCAATTATTTCTGCAGCAGCATTATTAAACGCTTTAGAACTTTCTGAAAAGAATATAGAAGACGTAAAAATAGTAGTTAGTGGTGCAGGGGCAGCAGCCATTTCTTGTACGCGATTATATTTAGCATTTGGTGCAAAACGTGAAAACGTGGTCATGTTAGATAGTAAAGGTGTTATTAGAGATGATAGAGAGAATTTAACCTCTCAAAAAGCTGAGTTTGCTACGCATAGAAAAATAGACACCATTGATGAAGCAATGATGGATGCTGATGTCTTTGTTGGTTTATCTACATCGGATATAGTAAAACCAGGGATGTTATTAACTATGGCTAAAAACCCAATAGTGTTTGCTATGGCTAATCCAGATCCAGAAATAGAATATGATCTAGCTATTGCAACGCGTAAAGATATTATCATGGCTACAGGAAGAAGTGACCATCCTAACCAAGTTAATAATGTATTAGGTTTTCCATTTATTTTTAGAGGCGCTTTAGATGTTAGAGCGACTAAAATTAATGAAGCAATGAAAATGGCTGCGGTAAAAGCATTAGCGGAATTAGCTAAAGAGCCAGTGCCAGAACAAGTAAACATTGCTTATGGTGAAACACGTTTGACATTTAGTAAAGAGTATATTATACCTAAACCTTTTGATCCACGTTTAATTGCAACGGTACCACCGGCGGTAGCAAGAGCAGCAATGGAAAGTGGTGTGGCACAAGAGCCAATTGAAGATTGGGCAAAGTATGAAGAGCAATTACTAGATAGATTAGGTAATGATAATAAGATTGTAAGATTATTATTAAACAGAGCAAAGTTAAACCCTAAACGTGTTGTGTTTACAGAAGCAGACTCTTTAGATGTTTTAAAAGCAGCTCAAATTGTTTATGAAGAAGGGATTGCTATTCCAATTTTATTAGGAAGAAAGGATGAGATTGAACGTCTAAAAGAAGAGTTAGAGTTTGATGCTGATGTCGTTATTATAGATCCAAAATCTGACGAACAATTAGAACAAAAAAATAAATACGCTAAAATATACTGGGAGCAACACAAAAGAAAAGGTGTGACCAGTCTTTTAGCAGAGAAAATAATGAGAGAGCGTAATTATTACGCTGCAATGATGGTTAATGAAGGGGATGCAGACGCCTTAATTTCTGGATACTCTCGTAGTTATCCATCAGTAGTAAAACCAATGTTAGAACTTATTGGTTTAGCACCTGGTTCTACAAGAATAGCAACGACTAACGTGATGATGACGCAACGTGGTCCTATGTTTTTAAGTGATACAGCAATAAACATTAATCCATCAGCACAAGATTTAACTAAGATTGCTCAAATGACAGCAAAAGTGGTTAAAATGTTTGGGATGGAACCTGTCATGGCCATGACATCATATTCTAATTTTGGATCGTCAAAAGATCAAACAGCCACTAAAGTAAGAGAAGCAGTGTCTTATTTACATAAAAGACATCCTGATTTATTGGTGGATGGAGAATTGCAAACAGACTTTGCTTTAAATAGTCAAATGCTAACCGATAGTTTTCCGTTTTCTAAATTGGCAGGAAAAAAAGTAAATACTTTAATTTTTCCTAATTTAGAATCGGCTAACATTACTTACAAGTTGTTAAAAGAGCTTAATAGTGCAGAATCTGTTGGTCCTATTATGATGGGAATGCGCAAACCAGTACATATTTTACAGTTACACGCTAGTGTAGACGAAATTGTAAACATGACTGCTATTGCAGTTATTGACGCACAACAAAAGGAGAAGTTCGAACAGAATGCAAAACGATAG
- the ruvB gene encoding Holliday junction branch migration DNA helicase RuvB — MNGNLDPTSENFTPEEFDVEKQLRPLSFDDFTGQDQVLENLQIFVQAAVARGEALDHTLFHGPPGLGKTTLANILANELGVGIKITSGPVLDKPGDLAGLLTNLDERDVLFIDEIHRLSPIVEEYLYSAMEDYKIDIMIESGPNARTVQINLNPFTLVGATTRSGLLTAPMRARFGIQSRLQYYKTELLTTIIQRSSDILNVPISMEAAIEIAGRSRGTPRIANALLRRVRDFAQIKGNGSIDIKIARYSLEALNVDAYGLDEMDNKILSTIIEKFKGGPVGISTIATAVSESTETIEEVYEPFLIQQGFIMRTPRGREVTELAYKHLGKIKGPTQGGLF; from the coding sequence ATGAATGGAAACTTAGACCCAACTAGCGAAAATTTTACACCAGAAGAATTTGATGTAGAAAAACAATTAAGACCCTTATCTTTTGATGACTTTACAGGGCAAGACCAAGTGTTGGAGAATCTTCAAATCTTTGTTCAAGCAGCAGTTGCTCGTGGAGAAGCTTTAGATCACACTTTATTTCATGGACCTCCAGGCTTAGGTAAGACCACTTTGGCTAATATTCTAGCTAATGAGTTAGGTGTGGGTATAAAAATCACTTCAGGACCTGTTTTGGATAAACCAGGAGACCTAGCAGGCTTGTTAACTAATCTTGATGAAAGGGATGTGTTATTTATTGACGAAATCCATCGTTTAAGTCCTATTGTAGAAGAGTATTTATATTCTGCTATGGAAGACTATAAAATCGATATAATGATTGAATCTGGGCCTAATGCAAGAACAGTTCAAATTAATCTAAATCCATTTACCCTGGTAGGTGCAACGACTAGATCAGGGTTGTTAACAGCTCCGATGCGAGCACGTTTTGGAATACAGAGTAGATTACAATATTATAAAACCGAGTTATTAACGACTATTATACAACGTAGTTCTGATATTTTAAATGTGCCAATTTCTATGGAAGCAGCTATTGAGATTGCTGGACGTAGTCGTGGGACACCTAGAATTGCTAACGCATTATTACGTCGTGTTCGAGATTTTGCACAAATAAAAGGAAATGGTAGTATTGATATTAAGATAGCGAGATACAGTCTTGAAGCATTAAATGTTGATGCGTATGGTTTAGATGAAATGGATAACAAAATATTATCTACAATCATTGAAAAGTTTAAAGGGGGACCTGTTGGTATTTCTACTATTGCAACAGCAGTAAGTGAAAGTACAGAAACTATAGAAGAAGTATATGAACCGTTTTTAATTCAACAAGGTTTTATTATGCGAACCCCGCGTGGTCGTGAAGTCACGGAATTAGCCTATAAGCATTTGGGTAAAATAAAAGGACCAACGCAAGGCGGTTTGTTTTAA